From one Magnetofaba australis IT-1 genomic stretch:
- a CDS encoding IS110 family transposase, whose protein sequence is MSNHIENGQVRVLGIDLGKSVFQLHGVDARGKSVLKQRLKRDKLLEFMAQLPPCLVGMEASSGAHHWARKFQGYGHETRLMAPQYVKPYVKRHKNDSVDAEAICEAVQRPNMRFVGIKSVAQQEILALHRIRSLAVKNRTALVNQIRGLLAEYGIVFPKSIKQARRAIVLILSDESLELSPLFLRLLEEECEELTRLDERIAMYDNEIEALAKADPQCRLLMTIPGVGPITATALLASVGDVRAFKNGRELSAWIGLVPNQHSTGGKAWLTGISKRGNGYLRTLLIHGARAVLRVAEKKPDRRSRWVVSVSERRGANKAVVALANRMARSAWAMLVKQEAYQVRATV, encoded by the coding sequence ATGAGCAATCATATCGAAAACGGACAGGTACGGGTACTGGGTATTGATCTGGGCAAGAGCGTGTTTCAGTTGCATGGCGTCGATGCGCGCGGCAAGAGCGTTCTGAAACAGCGCTTGAAACGAGATAAGTTACTGGAGTTCATGGCGCAACTGCCGCCGTGCCTGGTGGGGATGGAAGCCAGTAGCGGCGCCCACCATTGGGCGCGGAAATTTCAGGGATATGGGCATGAGACGCGTCTGATGGCGCCGCAATATGTGAAGCCCTACGTCAAGCGGCACAAGAACGACAGCGTGGACGCCGAAGCGATTTGCGAAGCGGTCCAGCGGCCCAACATGCGCTTTGTGGGGATCAAAAGCGTTGCCCAGCAAGAGATATTGGCGCTGCATCGGATACGCAGTTTGGCGGTGAAGAACCGCACGGCGTTGGTGAATCAGATTCGGGGACTGCTGGCAGAGTATGGGATCGTATTTCCCAAGAGCATTAAGCAGGCGCGACGAGCGATTGTGCTGATTTTGAGTGATGAGAGTCTGGAATTGAGTCCGCTGTTTTTGCGCTTGCTGGAGGAGGAGTGTGAGGAGTTGACGCGTCTGGATGAGCGCATAGCGATGTATGACAATGAGATTGAGGCGCTGGCCAAGGCGGATCCACAGTGTCGGCTACTGATGACGATCCCGGGAGTGGGGCCAATCACGGCGACGGCGCTGTTGGCGTCGGTGGGGGATGTGCGGGCGTTTAAGAATGGCCGAGAGCTGTCGGCGTGGATAGGGTTGGTTCCCAATCAGCACTCCACAGGGGGCAAGGCGTGGCTGACGGGGATCAGCAAGCGTGGCAATGGTTATCTTCGCACCTTGTTGATTCATGGCGCGCGGGCGGTGTTGCGTGTAGCGGAGAAAAAGCCGGACCGCCGCAGCCGGTGGGTGGTGTCGGTGTCGGAACGCCGCGGCGCGAATAAAGCGGTGGTGGCGCTGGCCAACCGCATGGCGCGCAGCGCATGGGCGATGCTGGTGAAGCAGGAGGCCTATCAGGTCAGAGCCACTGTGTAG